The genome window GGCGACCGAGCTCGACGCCCTGCTCGGTCAGTACACCTACTGATCGGCGCCACTACTCTGCTCCGCATGACGATCCGGCTCACCGAGCTCCACACCTACCCGGTGAAGTCGATGCGCGGCGTCCCTGCCTCCTCCGCAGTGGTCGAGCCGTGGGGGCTGACCGGCGACCGGCGCTGGATGATCGTCGACACCGCGGGCGAGTGCGTCACGGCGCGGGAGCATCCTGCGCTCCTGCTGCTGACTCCGTCGCTCGCCGACGGCGGGCTCTGGCTGCACGGCCCGGGCGTCGACTCGCTCTTCGTGCCGGTGCCGGCCGAGGCCGACATGCTCGTCAGCGTGCACGGTCGAGAGCCGTTCCTCGCCTCCGACGGTGGCCCGGCGGCGGAGGAGTGGCTGTCGGCGTACGTCGGCACGCCGGTGCGCCTGGCCTATGCCGACGACCCGACCCGCCGGTCCCTCAACCCACGCTTCGCCCGGCCCGACGACTCGGCGGCGTTCAACGACGCCTACCCGATCCTCGTGACGACCCTGGAGTCACTGGAGCAGCTCAACGCCTGGATCGCCGACGGGCCGCGGTCTGAGGAGGGGCCGATGACGATGACCCGCTTCCGGCCCAACGTCGTCGTGTCCGGCGCGCCGGCGTTCAGCGAGGACTCGTGGCGGAAGGTGCGGATCGGTGACGCACTCTTCCGCTCACCGAAGGGTTGTGACCGCTGCGTGATGACCACCACCGACCCCGACACCGCCGCGCGCGGCAAGGAGCCGATCACGACGCTGGCGCGCCACCGCCGCTTCGACGGAGCCACGTGGTTCGGGATGAACCTCATCCCCGACAACCCCGGCGCCACCATCCGCGTGGGCGACGAGGTCGAGATCCTCGAGACCGAGAACTCCGACGGCCCGCCCCGCTGAGCCGGCCTACGCCTGACGGATCCGGTCACGCCCCGGACCGCCGTAGAGCCGGTCCCGGCCACGGCCGCCCGAGATTCGGTCCTTGCCCCGGCCGCCACAGATCACGTCGTTGCCGCCGCGGCCGCGGATGACGTCGTTGCCGGCGCCACCCACGATCACGTCGCGGCGCGAGGTGCCGACCAGGACATCAGCGCCCGACGTACCCACGATCGTGGCGCGCAGGCCGCGACAGGTGGCCTTGGAGGACGACTGAGCGCCGACGTGGCCAGCACCACCGGCGTTGCCGGTGTTGCCCGTGCCACCTGTAGTGCCGGTGCCGCCGGTGCTGCTGCCGGAGTCGTCCCCTGCCGGCACGTCGCCCACCGTCGCCACCGCGTTGGCGACGTGCGCGTAGGTCCGGCACGGCTCGTTGCGCAGGATGCCGCACTCCGGCTGCCCGGTCGGCACGGCGACGCCGGGGACGACCGGGAGGACCAGCCGTGAGGGCATGTCGGGCGAGAAGGCGACGGTGACGTCCGACGTGCCGGTCGAGGGCTCGGTGTGGTCGAACTCCCAGGTCGGCTGGCTGCCGTTGGGTGCCGAGATCGTCACCTTGATCCGCGTCCCGGCGCGGTAGGGGTGGCCTTCGTAGTAGAGCGGGATCGTCACCTTGG of Nocardioides sp. Kera G14 contains these proteins:
- a CDS encoding MOSC domain-containing protein, with translation MTIRLTELHTYPVKSMRGVPASSAVVEPWGLTGDRRWMIVDTAGECVTAREHPALLLLTPSLADGGLWLHGPGVDSLFVPVPAEADMLVSVHGREPFLASDGGPAAEEWLSAYVGTPVRLAYADDPTRRSLNPRFARPDDSAAFNDAYPILVTTLESLEQLNAWIADGPRSEEGPMTMTRFRPNVVVSGAPAFSEDSWRKVRIGDALFRSPKGCDRCVMTTTDPDTAARGKEPITTLARHRRFDGATWFGMNLIPDNPGATIRVGDEVEILETENSDGPPR